The Kwoniella dejecticola CBS 10117 chromosome 6, complete sequence sequence ATATCCCGCACTTCCTTATATAATCTGAGGCTGACGCTATACGGAGTATGCTGGATATATGAGGACCGCTCGACTGGACGACTGAAATCCGATTCCATAGGTACACATTAGCCGCCATGTCGGTCATCCAGACTCGACCTCTTCCGACGCGAACGCCCAATAATGGTGCTGGACCATCTAAAATGCCTACACCTTCTCAGCCTTTaacagtgagtcagctggctCTGAATCACGGAAGATGCCTCATGGGAGCTCAGCTGACTTTGTGAACTTCTTTAGCCTTTAGCGAAGATTGAGAAGCAGTACCGAGTATGTTATCCCGTTTTTACTCCCTCCCAAATCTCGTTGTCTTTTTCTTGGATGTACCAATTCTGGTGTACAGAATCAATCGTCTGAACTTTTAATGTCTATATATATGACTGATGAATCATCTTGGTTGCTGTAGCAATTCCTGGGGAAGAGGTATATGTCCTTTGCGTGGAGAACGGGAATATGGACGACAGTCACTTTGTCGACGTCGATAGTGCTGTATACCGGTCAGTATACGACTCATTCTACTGTCTCATATCATCCAACCATCATCCCTTGAGAAATTTGACGAGAATAATTGATCACTTCAAGTCTACATGCGAAGCTGACTCGCTCTTTCATCGCATCTCACCATAGGCTCATTCGGCAAAATACCTCTGGCAACGGTTCTTTCACTCCCGGTATTTGTTGCTTTGGCTATATTGCTGAGAATAAGACGGTCTTTCATAACTCGTAAGCAAGTTCCATTTTCTCTGGCAGCATCTTCGAATGGATCGCTCTGCTTCGACTTCAAAATTGTGCTCCTCGTGAAACTCTGCTGATCATGACTCATGACTCATAATACCTTAGAGCCGCCCACCCTGACTCCCCAGCCGACATTGTTGGCCTCCCTTATATCCGCATTATGGAACGAGAGATCCATCACCCTCTTGTTCAGCTAcgccatcttcagcttggtcATCTCGAACGCGTGGTGTATCCTCGTAGGGACGGACGACCTGGCTTTGTTTAGCCCTACCACACGCCATAAATTCGCGTTGAACGAGAGAAGGGTGGTTCTTTGCTGCTCCAACTTAGCATTGTTCCTCATACTCGGTGCAAGAGATATTCTGAGCGATAGATTGAAACCCGTATGGCCTCAGAAGAAGGTTAGAcaccctctccttctcttcctccgagaTTCATTATCCGCtgacatcacatcacagATTCCGTTCGCTCGCGCCGTTCAGAACGCCATTCTCGACTCTCTGACTTTTGACACCTCGAACTCCCTATCCTTATCCCTTTTCTGGTCCATCGTTACACCTCTTGCTTATCGAATGGTACTACGAGGCTATGTCTGGCAATGGGTCAATTGGAGGGTGTGGGCGCTTttcttgaggtgagcttcttctcaAGCGTTGGTTTGCCTGATTTAAGCATGTCTGAGCTGATATCGTACTTCAGACCCTTCATCGGGTCCTTCGCCAGATCATCGACACGCGCACCGAGTGCATGGTCTCTTGCGCCTCAATTACTCGTACTTGATTTAGTCGCTTTGACTATTCTGCAACTTCCGACCAAAGCCATTATGCCTTACATAACCCAGGTGAGCAGCACTCAGGATGTATGCTGTCATGACAGCTAACAATATGTCTCAACAGCCTCTCAATTTCGAAGCCTTCTACAAAAAGTCGCCGCTCACTCCAGAGCGATATCTCATCACCGCTCTGAAATCGCAAGATCCGTATTACCTCGTGAGTCCAGAGAATCAATCATCTGTGGACAAAATCTAACGAGCGATACGCCTATTAGCAATTCACTTTGATGGAGTTGCTGCGTATCTCCCACGTCCCCGCTCACAGGAAAGCCCTCTTCTCCGATATCTCCAACTCGCCAAACCTAACCACCGAATTATGGCAAGAACTCCTCCTTCAACTTGGTCGAATCAACTCCAGACTGTCTGCTCCCCTCCCAACCGCTTCTACCGGGACTGCGCCGCCACCAGCTAAGCCTGCTGTTCCTAATCCGCGAGCAATACCTATCAAGCAAGGTGATATATTCAAGCCGATCGCGAAGAAGCAATCCACGTACGGCTTGAAGGAGATTCTCGATGGACCCGTAGGACAGGCACCTCCTGAGCCAGTTGCGAAAGTCGCTCAAGTCGGTACTTTGGccatcaagaaagctgaagaggtTCAGAATCATGTTGTGGGGAGGATCGAGGCTACACCTATAGGTGGGAATGTACTGAGCGAGGCTCGGGGATGGAGACAAGGCTTGTATGATTGGCTAGGAAGAGAATGGGCCATTAGGGGATTGAGGAGTAATGCTCGAGATTGGTTATTGGCGCAGCGGATAATCGAAAGTAAGTGAGGTGTCTGGAAGCATTTGTCTTTCATGAATTCAAGAGCTGATCACTGTACAGTCATGACCACCTTCGCGCTCGCGTCggtcgaggaagatacaTACGGATACGTGCAACAGGTCCTTCCAGCATCGCTAGAATCGATCGTGCGGATCAGAGCATCGGTGATCTCGCTGGAAGGAAGGCTGTCGTACGAGGCTGCCGTCACGCGACCAGGACAAGATGGTGCAGTAGTGGAGATCCGAAGAGAGCTAGGGTCCGCTAAAAGTGGTGGGTTTTGGAATCTGATTGTGTTCTTTGCATCTGGGATACATTGCTAATCAGTAAATGGATTTTGCAGCTTGCGAGAACAGTATAAGAAGGATAGGGGAGAAATTTGGGCCTTCGTTAGGCGCATTCAGGTTCCCTCCTGCGATCGCCCAGACATTGGGGGATATTTGCAGATCGTGAGAAATGAAGTATCAGTATAATGCGAACGATACCATGCATACATATCAACCTGAATTGAATGAGAAATGAAGGAAATTACATGATTACATAAGGGTACACGTGAATGGTTTGTTCTGAACGCGTCTTTAATGGGCTTCGGAAGCTAAAGTCAAAGTCTGTCTGTCCGGATGACATCGTTCGAGAGCGAGAGCATATCAAGCTCAATTCAGTATAGCATCTCGGGCGACTGCTTGATTCTTGTCTAACATATCAGAAGCAGCCTGTGAAGGAGGCTTGTCCGACACGATCGATAAGCGACGACATCGTGAAGAGGACCCTGATCATCTGTGAATTTTCTTCACTTGACCCAGTACGGAGCCCCAAGGTCGTCTTCAGCACAGACCATCATCAATTCAATCCGACACATCAAAGCAGATCCCATCATACTCGTAGTCATGCGCCACCGATACTCACCGTAGAGCCTGAATCATCTCTGCCCCTCGACCACTTCTCCCGTTACGACCTCCAAACACCAAAAGCCAAATCTCCTTACCGAAACTGATCACCTCACCCAGAATGCACCATGGCAGCCGCAGTAGCTCTATCCAACTACCAGCTAGGCGATATCCTGGGACGTGGGGCGTCAGGGTCCGTCTATCGAGCTCTGAACTTCCTCACTGGCGAGACGGTAGCTATCAAGTCAATATCGCTCTTATCCCTCCCTGCATCATCGCTTCCAGATATCATGTCTGAGATCGACCTGCTCAAGAACCTCAATCACCCAAACATCGTCAAATACAAGGGGTTCGCCCGTGACAAGGAGAACCTATTCATCGTTCTGGAATACTGCGAGAACGGAAGTCTGCAAACTATCTTGAAGAAGTTCGGTAAATTCCCTGAAAGTCTGATAGCGGTATACATCTCTCAGGTGTTAGAAGGGTTGATATACCTCCATGAACAGGGAGTTATACATAGGGATATAAAGGGAGCGAATATCTTGACCAACAAAGATGGGAGTGTCAAATTAGCTGATTTTGGAGTATCGTCGAAAAATCAACCTCCCAATTTACCGAATCAGAACCAAATCccgaaggaggagaacgagaatgaagTTGTAGGATCGCCGTATTGGATGGCTCCGGAAGTGATTGAGCAGAATGGATCGTCAACGGCGAGCGATATTTGGTCGGTGGGCTGTGTAATTGTAGAGCTCTTAGAGGGGAAACCACCGTATGGGGATCTGGCACCGATGCAGGCGCTGTGGAGGATTGTGCAGGATGAGAATATGAGGATACCAGATGGGGCGAGTCCGGTCAGTAGAAACCCCATtgatcctcatcatcaagcaatcgCTGACTCGCTAAAATCGTACCACCGACCCTCAACTCCAGATTGTCAAAGACTTCCTATATCATTGTTTCCAGAAAGATCCCAATTTGCGAGTATCGGCAAAAAAGCTTCTGCGACATCCATGGATGATGAGCGTCAAAAAGTCCTCTCAGCCTCCTTCAGCACCCGTACAACCTAGACCTACTCCGACCAGTCGACCGCAATCCCGAGCAGGATCAGTACGAGTCTCGTCAGGTGGGAGAGATACCGTCAGAtccaacgagaagaagtctTCCTCAGGTGTCGGTCAGACTAGTATAAGTTCAGCTGGGtctggtggaggtggaaCAGTCAGAGCGAAGAAATCTATGACGGTGTACGATGAAGCTGTACAAAGGGTCCAAGAGTGGAACGAAGCAttgaatggtgagtcaaacaTCAATCATGACGGAATATAAAGCTGAGACACACGCAAATCATAAGCCTCGCCCAAAGCGTTGGGCACGATGAAACGTCTACCGCTCCCCCTACCCCGCAAAGAGTCTATATCGAATGGGCGTCGGCGGGGAGAATCGACAGGGCCCATGGGACCAGGGCTATTCGCCTTACCGTCCAGATCGTCCGGCGATGCCATCTCATCGCATCTTCCTACCGGATCGAACATGCCCTTGCCGACCCCTCAAACCGGTCTTATGGGCAAAAATCTGCACGTCAGCGATGTGCTGAAcagggcgaaggagaatgacggggaagaagagagctgggatgatgatttcgcAGCGGATATAAccttgtcgaagaagctgagtCGTGGGTGTGCACCCGTCAGCCAACAAGCAGTTCAGAATTAttgtgaagctgatgtgggATCGTCGTGCTAGATCGAAGAGACGATTCGGCAGCAAGCGAAGATTTGAACCAGAAAACGCTGAGACCCGTAAAATCACCACCATCCTCCGTCAAACCTTCACAACTGCAACTGTCAAGGTCCAGTACCAGTGCAAGATCAGCCTCTGCTCGACAAGTGGAGGATTACTCTGATATCGGTCTGggcgaggacgaaggacTAGAAACGAAGTTGGCTAATCTGAAAGTGAGTAAAGCAGATTATCAAGTGACCCTTCGAGGAGGAAACTTGCTCATGAAATTCGTCTTCTAGCTCAAAGGTCACGGTAGGAAAGGCTTAATGCACCCGGACGATATACATAAGGTCCCCTTATCCCCTATACCTCGCACTGCTCcgaccagatcatcttccacgCCTTTTAAGCCTTCCTTACCGGTACCAGTCACTCCGAGCCCACGAAATCAGGCTCGCTCGCCTCCCACTTCCAGACAAAGCTCCCTACGAGGGAAAAGCACGCCTGGTGCGATCGAGAATAGTGAAAGTCTGGTCGAGCTGAATAAGTacatggaggatgaggaggactACGACGATATGTTCGAAGGGGCACAACCGTCTCAAGCTAGTGGTGAGTTTATCCGGGAATTCGCATTATGCTTTCATTGCTGATTTTTTGGGGCAGTTTCTAAGCTTCAAGCACAGTCGTTGCAGCTTACTCGCCGGTCCAATGTACCGTGTGCATCGGATGcagtggacgaagatgcggaTCCGTTCGCAGAGATCGAAGACGATTTTGTCACTGAAGATCTGGAAGCGATACTCCTGAGAGACAAGCGGGCGACTTTGTGTGCGAATGTCAATAAGCTTGTCGAGCATTTGACCCCTGGTACCCCGCATACAGCGTTGAAGGAAGGCTGCGACGAGCTTGTGAGTACCTCATGATTTGACTCAGCAAGCATAAGATGCTGAAAAAATTGCTAGCTCGGATTGCTCGAGAATTCTCCACCTGAAATGGGACTGGAAGTTCATTTTGTAGCTCAGCACGGGATGTTGGCGTGAGGGTAGTCTATCTTCAAAAAAAAAAACCGGTTATTGACTGTTGAGCATTGTTGCAGCATTCTCGAGGTTTTAGAATCGCGCCTGAGCAGGGACGTAGCTGTGAGATTGCTCAAGATTGTCAACCTAGTCAGTTGCCTCTGTCAAATCTCTAGCGCAGATAATACACAACTAACAGAGAAGCGTTTAGATTGTGACTTCTGATCTGGAGATGCTGGAATCGTTCTGCTTGATTGGCGGGATCCCAGTGATCATCGTGTGTTTCCTGATCCTTCGCAGATCAACTTTACAAGCCCGCTGATTCTGTTGAATTAGCCATACACTTCGAAAAAGCATTCCCTCGAAACTCGTCTCGAAGCATCGATCTTCATTCAGCAATTGACTAGCTCAGCATTGACACTGCAAATGTTCATCTCGTGTCGAGGTCTTCGGATATTGGTTGAATTGCTCGACGAGGATTATGCACTGAACAAGACTTTAGTTCTATCATCGTTGGAAGGTATATCGTCCGTATTTGAGCTGCAATCGCCGACGCCCAAACCGGACTTTGTCAGAATGTTCGTACGTGAAGGTATACTAGATCCTATCTCGACTGCTCTTCTATCGATCCTCAAGGACGACGAGGTGAAACAAGGGGAcaaagaggagatggagctGGCCATCAGTCGGACGGTGTCTAcgcttctgcttttctgCCAAGTTGCTCAGTCCGATGGGAGGGTGAGAGATGCGTTTGGCGATCGGGGCGTAATGACTCGTCAGTGCTAGAGTTTCTCCTGCCCTGGTCTCGGCGACGCTGCTAATACACAATCTTCTAGGCATACTCAAAGCATGCAATTCGCTCAGCGGGAAAACCTTGGTATTGGCCATCAAAGCTATCAAGCATCTTTCGACGGCGTCTCAGCTCATAGAGGTCCTGCAAAACGCCAATGGGTTGGAAATACTAGTCGGTATATTGTCCAGAAATATGAAAGGCACTTATGCTTCGgtttgttcttcttcctacGTCTCCGCACGGCGTTGTATGCTGATGCGTGCGTGTGGGTGACGCAGGAAATCGGCTCCAATCTTTTCCAGACTATCTACTCTATGACTCGATTATCCAAATCtcgacaagaagaagctgccTCGAGCGGGATCATCCCACTGCTCAAGAAAGTGGTACAGTCAGGATCACAATTGACACAATTCGCCTTACCTCTGTTGTGCGATTTGGCTAGTGCTGGGAAGGGCAGTCGAAGGCTGTTATGGAGGTATGATGGGATGAATCGTGAGTTTACGTCTTTCTATACATGATCACCTGGTGCAGGCGTGCTGACTTTTTGGCAATGGACAGTATATCTTGACTTGCTGTCGCATCCCTATTGGCAGGTTTCTGCATTGGACGCCATCCTAACTTGGTGAGAACAACTCTTGCTCCCCACATATCATCCACCGATTTGAGGCCCTAGCTAACGATCTGCATCTGAGTTAGGATGCAAGACGAGACCGCTAGAGTGGAAGATGTATTGCTTGAGCAGACAGCTTCTGATAAATTGGTGGGATGTTTCGTCAAGGCTTCCGGGGTTTCATTTGAGGGTATTCTTGACCCGTAAGTCAGCGTGTCAATTCTATACATTGAAGAAGACCTCACTGAATTATCGGTATCTTGGTGTTATCTAgattcatcaagatcttACGACTATCCACCTCGCTcacatcttcgatctcccaTCCAGAATTCTATACCCGCCTATCCGAGACCTTGGAGAAATCCAATAAAGCAGTGGTCAAATTGAACTTGCTCCGTCTGACTCGGGTCGTATGCGATCACCACCCCGATAGAGCAGGTCTCGTATCTCGTTTCGGCCTGATGGAGATCATTGAGAAATTAAGTAAACAGGATAGCGCGGTATTAGTCCGAGAATTGGCTAAAGAGGTCTTACCCAGCGTGTTATTCGGTGGCGATGTCCCGGATCCTCTCgctcaatcgcaatcaaaGTCTCATTCCAAGTCTGAAGATACCAACGAAGCCATTGGTGGACTTAGGAGGACTTATTCTGAGAATCCATTAGATaagcaacatcaacatcaaaatcaaaatcatgACCATCGCCCATCTATTTCGAACATCGGTACCAGCACGATCCGCTCGGCTGCGGATAAATTCACTCAACAACGATCTCTGTCCCGATCGGCGTCGACGATAAGTAAATCACAGATGGATACTCGTTCAatgcctcctccaccattaCCATCGATACTATCGCCAATCGGACCAGCATCAGCGAcaggagagaaggaaagaccGAAACATAAGCGGAAGATCAGTAGAAATCAGCTAAGGGAGGTCCCGTGGCAGACAGACGaaaatgggaagatcaaaAGTGTCAAGACGCCTAGTAAGTTGGCAGGATATACggttgagtgagtgatgagaatgatgaaCGGCGAGCGATGAGCCAGTTTTAATTTGTGAACATGATATCCTAGTTTAATACTACTTAGTATAATTGTATTCCCTGCACATATAACCAACCCGCTTGCCTTCTGGCTATGTACATTGATCATTTGCATTTCTGTACCATACTATGCATGTAGGCATGACTGCGATACGCACGATTTGTATATACGACGTCAGGGACTGTTGTATCTCTGCGACACATCTCATCGTTCACCTCTTCTATTCGACCGACTATGTGCTACAGTCCTGATCTAACCCTTAAGGCGTCAATCGTTTCGGATCTCGAGGGAACAAACTCGCTCTTCTGATATTACCCAACTTCAAGAAAAGCATAACGACCCTTTCGAGACCAATACCACCTCCCGCATGCGGCGGTGCACCAAGCTTGAACGCATCGAGATAACCTGTCATAGTGGCCGGATCGATTCCTACGGACTTCATTCGTTCGACTAAAAAGGCGGGGTCGTGTACTCGTTGAGCACCCGATAAGATCTCTTCGCCACGCATGAAGAAGTCGTACGAGTTGGACAGGGTGGGATCGACAGGGTCAGGCATGGTGTAGAATGGTCGGATCGCCAAAGGGAATTTATCAAGAATGAAGTAATCGGTTTGGTATTTCTCTCGGACTAATCGACCGAGGAatttctcgttctcggtgCTGTTAGGAAAATGAGAGTGTCAGCGATTCTGCAGGACGCACTTCCGCTTTACATTTTCTCTCGAGTAAATTTCTCCCCTAGCCTCTCCGTCGactcccttccctccccctcccccccttccttccctcctcccttcctccctcccttTCGCCCCCCCCcccctcctttcctctctctttgCCTTCCCTCCACTTTCGCCCCGTCCCTCCCCTCCGATTGCGTTTCGCCACTCTTCTCGCCTCGTCCGCTACCGCCCTTGACAATTTTCGGCCCCACCCTTCGCTCcacccttctctctctcgcCCCTTCTCTCGCCGCATCTCGCTCGACCACGcctcaaactcacctcaaatcGTCCAATTCGCCCAACTCCGACCCATCACTCGCCTTAGCCCCCGCCTCTTTCAACATCTTGATTCCTTCCTTGAAGGGCAACTTGAGAGTCtcatccaagaacaagaaatcTTCATGAGGGAATTGCTTCTTAAtgacctcgatctcatgCTTGAAGCCCTGCTGCAATCCCTTGAAGATATTCTTGAGCATCTCGTCGAGAACCTCGAGGACTTCATGATAATGTTCCTCGAATGCCATTTCCAGATCCAAACCCATGAATTCGGTCATATGTCGATGAGTGTTGGAATCTTCGGCACGGAATACTATAGGGAGATCCAGATGAGCGAATGTCCTCGTATTTTTGAATCAGGGCGAACGTGAAGCGAGTTAAAGTGATTCGAGTCCACTTTCAAGGACATTGATTGGTGCAAGTGACTGCCATGTACTTACCAGGCCCAATCTCGTACACTCTCTCCATATCACCGGCAATCGCCATCTGCTTGGCCAattgaggagattgagcgaggaAAGCGGTCCCTGACGTTTATCCGCGATGTcagcgatatcagcttgagcgacAACCATTTCGATGACAATAGCTGACATACCGTTAAAGTATTGTACCTTGAACACACTGGCTCCGGACTCTGTAGCAGCACCTTGCAATTTTGGAGAGTGAATTTCGATGAAGCCTTGCGAATTCAGATAGTCTCTGAATAATTGTCCGACGGCAGATTGAACTCGGAAGATAGCTTGGTTGGTCGGTGTCTATGGGGTGTAACAAGTTTGGTGAGCTGGACAGCAGTTTGAATTATATTCGGATGCAGCTCACTCTAAGATCCATGACTCGGTTATCAAGTCTAGTGGGAAGGGCAACTCGGGAGTATTGGAGGTTCTCGTCTTGCTCAGCCTAGGCATCGTGGACATGCTCAGCTGCTAGCACACTTCAAATCGAGTTGCAAGACGGCGATTGACGAATgtgacataccttctcgAAATCAGCCTCGGCTCGAGAAGCATCATCGATGGAGAATGGAAGTTCGCCAACTTCCACAGCAGTGAAGAGCTGAATCATATCATCAGCTATGTAAGACACGACTGAGGACGTTGTGGGCTGAACGCACTTTGTTAATCCCGACCTCGTAATCAGTGATAGTGCAGCTCTTCACCTCGGCAGATTTGATGACTCCTTCTACGAGAACAATCGATTCAGACTAGGACTCAAGAGTAAGCTAGGGTTCGTGAGGATGAGACCGAGGGTATAGCGTACGGGAATCAGTTGAGAGAATTTCAACATCTGTTTCGACACTTGGTTTTCATCGTTGTCTCCGGAAACAACCAATACACCTTGAAGGGTGTGAGTTTGTTGTCTGAAATTAAGGAAAACAATCTTGGCACCTGAATTGATTTTGATGTTTGATTGtttgatgatcagcttcatcttgacgAGAACGGGCTCGTTCAAAGGGTAAGCTGAACGTTCAGAAACATACCTTGCGCTCTTGAATTGTGCATTCGAGCTCGGAAGATCACCCTTTGACCGACTGAAGCTTCGGACAATTCACCGAACTTGAGGAACTTTCGGTCTATATCGACACAAGTCAGTTGAAATACTCTCACGAAATGATACAGAGCTGTCGCCACCAGTCTTACTGCAAATTGCCCAACGACTGCCTTGGACACACGGATACTTACTATTTCGCTCTTGACTCTGATGCAACGGCAATTTGCCATAATTCTGCTTCGCATTATCCTGAGCTTCTTTagcttccctcttctttctttcttcctcttccctcgcCGCTCGCTCAGCAGCTTTCTTGgccttttcagcttctttagcCCTTCTCTTCAACTCTCCTTTCGTTGGACCGGCGGCTTCTCCTTCGGCGGTCGGTGCGGGAGCTGTGGATCCGGTGGAAGCTGCTGCAGGAGCAGCATTTTGAGTttgagcagcttgagcttctgtTGGGATTGGCTCTGACATTTTGACTGGGTGACTGTGATGGATATGTTGTTCTGTGTTGTACAGTAAATCGAGAAGAATGGAATAAATGACACCGACTCAACTTTCTATCAACTCTCTCTCGACACTCAAGTGAATTCGGTTAACCCAAATCTAAGTGAGTCACCCATTTAAAAGTTGCGCTTTCAACGTAAATCGATGAACGCTCTCAGCGTTGGCTCTAACTTTTTTCCGGATTCCTCCTATGCCATATCTCATATTGACGGCCAACGAAGCTTGACCAGACGCAGCCCATTGTTCAAGACGAGGATCTCGACTCCCTGACGCGTCCTAAGCAGCTCGCCCATTCACGATAGCAGATCGCCGATGCTTGAAATACACAGGTGAGTTTTCTGCCTCGCCAGATATCTTCCTGCATTCCCTCCACTTTCATTGGCTCATCTCGTCTGACATGAGATTTTACAGCATATAACCCCTCAAAATCCCTTCGCGATGCTCTCGTCAACTCGCCAAGTATGTGCGAGGCGACTAGCTCCATCCTTTCCACCTGCCCTCCCAGCAGAATCGTCCCGTCAAGCGATCCTTCGCGCCGCCGCCAGACCCACCCCTGCTGGCGCTCGATGCGTTCAATCGGATTCCTCAAGGAGAACCCCAAGGGACGTTCCGCCTCACAAGACTGCACGGGGAATTTCTTCTGGATCTACGTCCCATGCAGCGTTAGCTTTAGCGGAAGATAATAGGCAGTATCCTACGCAGCATTACCGGAATACTTGCGAAAGCAGATCGAGCCAAGATCACATACCTCCTCCAGACACGACTGCCGATGAATACCAACTTGACCCCTCCACTAGCCAGGCGCAGTCACAATGGCTGGACTCATGGCTCTACACTTACGACTTATCCTCTCTGCCTCCATCCCCTTTACCGCCATTAGAAACATTCCGAGGGCTCATCTTTTCTCAACCCCTCTTAGCCCTGTTGACCCTCACCAAGCTCTCTCAAGATGACTTTCGCCAGATCAAACATAAAGAACTTCGGAATCTGATGCACGGAGCGAGCAAAGTCCTTCGGGAGAGACCGGTCCTGCTCAGTAGATTGAACGAGGCGGACGTGACGAAGGCGTTGAGGATATTGAGGGCGATCTTGTTCAGTTTGCCAACGGGTGAAAAAGGATACAAGGATGCGTACAAGGGGAACTATTTCCAAGGACAAATCTTGAGTCATTTTCTGAACCTTTGTTCGAAAATGAAACAACCCAGACTCTTCAAATCCGTCTTTCAAGAGCGACTGAGAGAACAGCTCTCCCGACAACCTTCTGCCGATCGACCAATCTTACAATTCGACGTCATCGCCTCCAACCTGTCAGCACAATTTGAGTGGGAGCTTCTATTGGATCTGTTCAACCCTTCAGCATTCCCAAACCAATACTACACTCCTGAAATACTCGCATGCTACATGCAAGCGCATTTCGGCACATACCAATCCGCGAAAATCCCTCGAATATTCGAATTATATCATGTATTCAACCTGAAACCAATTGCAAAGGCTTACAACCACCTTGTACAATCGTACCTGGAAATGGGTGACCTGCCTGCCGCACGAGAAGTAGTCAGAGAAGCGAACTCGGACGGGATCGGCGATTACTCCTCTCAACAAATAGCGATCCTGAGGGGATATAGAGCACTAGGGCATGATGTGGATCTAGAAAAGAGGGTGTTGTACGACATAAATCGATTAGGGATTCCCCTTTCGGCCAAACTACTGAATGCTCTGATAAGGCTGCGTATGGAAGCGGGAGACCACGCAGCTGCAAAGCAGCTGTTGGAGAAGTTTGATCTTTCGGACTGGACTCAATCAACCGATCAGGAGGCACCTCACTTGGTCAGCCCAAACATAGCTACCGCGGCACT is a genomic window containing:
- a CDS encoding aspartate-tRNA(Asn) ligase, encoding MSEPIPTEAQAAQTQNAAPAAASTGSTAPAPTAEGEAAGPTKGELKRRAKEAEKAKKAAERAAREEEERKKREAKEAQDNAKQNYGKLPLHQSQERNNRKFLKFGELSEASVGQRVIFRARMHNSRAQGAKIVFLNFRQQTHTLQGVLVVSGDNDENQVSKQMLKFSQLIPSESIVLVEGVIKSAEVKSCTITDYEVGINKLFTAVEVGELPFSIDDASRAEADFEKAEQDENLQYSRVALPTRLDNRVMDLRTPTNQAIFRVQSAVGQLFRDYLNSQGFIEIHSPKLQGAATESGASVFKVQYFNGTAFLAQSPQLAKQMAIAGDMERVYEIGPVFRAEDSNTHRHMTEFMGLDLEMAFEEHYHEVLEVLDEMLKNIFKGLQQGFKHEIEVIKKQFPHEDFLFLDETLKLPFKEGIKMLKEAGAKASDGSELGELDDLSTENEKFLGRLVREKYQTDYFILDKFPLAIRPFYTMPDPVDPTLSNSYDFFMRGEEILSGAQRVHDPAFLVERMKSVGIDPATMTGYLDAFKLGAPPHAGGGIGLERVVMLFLKLGNIRRASLFPRDPKRLTP